One Catenulispora sp. GP43 genomic region harbors:
- a CDS encoding transcriptional regulator gives MSHNGLKTRERRLREGDEPATVTTARWEIKLVASTSARRSTTSARPEPVRGGRPRRNDSTQVSKLELGDTVTTLPLLARLAKALGTTLNSP, from the coding sequence ATGAGCCACAACGGCTTAAAGACCCGCGAGCGGCGGCTGCGGGAGGGCGACGAACCCGCGACGGTGACTACGGCCCGCTGGGAGATCAAACTGGTGGCTTCGACCTCGGCCAGGCGGTCCACGACCAGCGCGCGGCCTGAGCCAGTCCGAGGTGGCCGCCCGCGCCGAAATGACTCAACACAGGTCTCCAAGCTCGAACTCGGCGACACCGTTACCACCCTGCCGCTGTTGGCTCGGCTCGCCAAGGCGCTCGGCACCACGTTGAACTCGCCATAG